One Ricinus communis isolate WT05 ecotype wild-type chromosome 7, ASM1957865v1, whole genome shotgun sequence genomic region harbors:
- the LOC8260563 gene encoding B3 domain-containing transcription factor VRN1, with product MKLLARTLDKKMGPCSNRDKGSFFSPKETHFFKIISEYSIREKKLLIPRSFVRNHGNGLSSPVILRVHGAIWKVELDKCGGDVWLHCGWQEFADCYSIKHKHMVLFGYEGNSKFTVFIYDQSATEIDYPVRPDNQDFSFQETMIETSDANSAYSTQRGKSPLPCSQPRKKMRSDETGNTVATSNSETLSSKRKVNLNSYSPEFKGMKLPSYSVYLCFLYYSKKLVSFIHRVSEESMSQCREATSANVLKRARTFKSKNPFFVFPVKPSHLFSGDGLSLPASFSKKYMNTSESRLILCDSSMKSWCVNYNQVKKASKIRLGKGWAAFARDNCLVSGDVCVFELVDEPTFRTSIFRVAEDGCCSGGKDKQLSHERKAAGGQPSEGPPCLRIVSAAESANNFVSKHPFFRVVMRSTYLNDYVKQGSSGTAHLQSSMMGSTSYAYCNSGHHYGLIMVFKSLLMQHLPISFVRSTCSTRTRILLFSLKAEHGLLHFAA from the exons CTGATCCCAAGAAGTTTTGTGAGAAACCATGGGAATGGACTCTCAAGCCCAGTAATCCTTAGGGTACATGGTGCAATATGGAAAGTAGAGTTAGACAAGTGTGGTGGTGATGTTTGGTTGCATTGTGGGTGGCAAGAATTTGCAGATTGCTACTCTATTAAACATAAACACATGGTGCTTTTTGGATATGAGGGGAATTCCAAGTTTACAGTGTTCATATATGATCAAAGTGCTACAGAGATTGATTATCCAGTCAGGCCTGATAATCAAGATTTCAGCTTTCAAGAGACCATGATTGAAACCTCGGATGCCAATTCTGCTTACTCAACTCAAAGAGGAAAATCACCACTTCCTTGTTCTCAACCTcgaaagaagatgagaagtGATGAAACTGGAAATACTGTTGCGACATCAAATTCAGAAACTTTGAGTTCCAAAAGAAAGGTGAATCTAAATTCTTATAGTCCAGAGTTCAAAGGTATGAAACTTCCATCATATTCTGTCTACCTGTGTTTTTTGTACTATAGCAAGAAGCTTGTCTCATTTATACACCGAGTAtct GAAGAATCAATGTCGCAATGCCGAGAAGCAACCTCAGCAAATGTACTTAAGAGAGCCCGAACTTTCAAATCCAAGAATCCATTTTTTGTGTTCCCCGTGAAACCATCACATCTCTTCTCTGGTGATGGATTG AGTTTACCAGCAAGCTTTTCCAAGAAATATATGAATACGAGTGAAAGTCGCCTTATCCTCTGTGATTCGTCTATGAAAAGTTGGTGTGTCAATTACAATCAGGTGAAAAAAGCAAGTAAAATACGCTTGGGAAAGGGCTGGGCAGCTTTTGCACGAGACAACTGTTTGGTAAGTGGCGATGTATGTGTCTTTGAATTGGTCGATGAGCCTACATTCAGAACTTCTATTTTCAGAGTCGCCGAAGATGGATGCTGTTCAGGTG GTAAAGATAAGCAATTGAGCCATGAGAGGAAGGCTGCTGGCGGCCAACCCAGTGAAGGTCCTCCATGTTTAAGGATTGTTTCTGCTGCTGAATCTGCCAACAATTTTGTCTCAAAGCATCCATTCTTCCGAGTTGTTATGAGGTCAACTTATCTGAATGACTATGTG AAACAGGGCAGTTCCGGAACTGCTCATCTGCAGTCCTCAATGATGGGTTCTACTTCTTATGCTTATTGCAACAGTGGTCATCATTATGGTCTCATTATGGTGTTTAAGTCTCTCCTTATGCAGCATCTACCAATAAGCTTTGTAAGAAGCACATGCAGCACCAGAACAAGAATATTACTCTTCAGTTTGAAGGCAGAACATGGTCTGCTACATTTTGCAGCTTGA